A stretch of DNA from Mytilus edulis unplaced genomic scaffold, xbMytEdul2.2 SCAFFOLD_1665, whole genome shotgun sequence:
CCTTTAGAACAGAGGTGTAGCAACTTACCACTCCCGTCCCTTGACAGTATCCAATGTCTGGATATAACCATGCCAGACCCCGCAATACTCTTCTTAACCTAGGTATGCCTGTACCATGTATGTTACAGAAACACGCATTACTGGGCATTGTTCTTAACAAGTCctgaaaatcaaaaataacatttatcattcattaaGCAGATGTTATCAAGCTTAAGATTTACCATCAATTTCATTATTcctaaatgacaaaaatattgaataactAAACGCAACCATTGATGATCTGATGTTGCTTGGTATTTTCCCAATATGGCAAAATATAAGCTGCgccagatagaaatcgacctaaTGCAAGTGTATACATGTGGATGtgcagggctcacactacttcagaatcatagggagaagtgacttctctttctGAAACTGATaaggagaagtggtgagatttgaaagagaagtgctcttTCGCGCGCTGGGATACAATGCTTGGATTTTACTATAGTATCAAGGGCGAGATgtaaatgttctttttatattgttcaattcatatctgggtatacaattaaagtaacagttcaatttcaaacttgtttaagtttaggttcttgtgagaaactaccaactaaatatctagcactaaaaagattatttttttttatgtcaaaaggTAAAGAAGTTATGATgtataaattacaatttaaataaaaactatcttatgtatgaaattcagtgtttctcatcaAAGGATACATACAAagttaagctgggccataataaaTTGAATTAGtttaatagtctcagagttaaatcaatattttgaaacaatccatataaATTATATGGAATTATATACACTAATCagttagatgtaaccaaaaatctgttaatgcgtgtggaatgcatAATTTTGCCTTTTGAGATCATTATTCTTCTGTCAGCTATTCTATCCTATGCCTCCGAagttattattgtaaaaatacgggatttcggtcatagctggtccggatTCAATCCATAGTTAGAAACGGTCAATGGCTGATGAATGCAAGAAAACtaacaaaaataaacgatgtttgacaagctatttggaaaggaacatgacctttttaatgcaataaatggattaaacatttatgGAGACAACTTTTGTCacatttaaatgaagtaacaaacttattttgctgCCAAAAGTTAGGTTGATGTACATTTTAGAGTAAACAAGCAACAGAAGCTACAGAAGTTCATGAAGTTAAAAAAGTTttctattttattaaataacctgctacacactgtaaagacaatgcttcaacctcttttcttaagaaaaattaatcatttatgtctgaatttaattaattatcaataaaaaattgatgtttcatcaacttggtgaAAATTGAAGATGTCCGATGACAAAAGCGAGTATCGTAAATAACTGGGcaacttgttttcgcttttgggggtcggggaaagtgAAGTGACGGTGGGGAAAGCGACTTCTTGGCCctagtcgcctggtagcgtgagtcCTGCATGTGtaagactttgattgattttggaacattcaaGTATGATATTAAAGATAAATTTTAGTTTGTTGTAGGGTTCTTATAGCAACTCAATTTTCAAACAGAGACTTTGCAAAAGATTTTTTCTCAAACCAAAATGAGTTAACAGATGCATTGATTATTATCCGATGCAGCTCATATATAAAGATTTTGTTAGTgcacttgtctcattggcaataaaacTTCTCATTTCTTTTTCAGCACTTACTCTTCAATAGCTAGGAAATACATAATAATAACAAACAATAAAGTATTTAAGCATCCTTGCAGTAAATAAAGATAACATGTATGTTTGATCTATTTCATTACCTTTTCAATTTGTTTTGATGTCATCAAATGGTCATTAGAACTAGCTTTGACAATATCTTTATATGAAAGATCTGATTTTTCTTTCTTCTCCTGGGCTCCAGAAAGTCTCATCCAAATCTGTGGTCGTAATGAGTGGGGAATACCCAACCTAACCATGCTCTTCAGCTTATCTGATCTTGGTAACCTTGATTCAACCTGTGTTTAAACAATCAACACTTACTATTAAAGAGAATTTTGTATGACGCCCAGAAgtgcttcatactaaaaatgtgcacaaCATCAAAGCctttaaaaccataaaaaatttaaaaagaaatcttaaattcttttttcatattcttaTGACATACAAAATACAACCatgaaatttagaattatatCAAGCTTGTGCGTTTGTTTTAAAGTTATCATGAATACAAAAGCATGatcagaaaaatgttttaagaaactAGCCTagtacttaaaaaaaattaatttggaaAGGAATTCACTGAGGGCAATAGAATAATACCTTGTCCCATGTCAGGTCTCCAACTTCATTATTATGTGTAAATTCTAAGTAAGCTGTCCATTTCAATCTGTGTTGTGGGTCCTCAACAAATGGAGTACTCAATAATTACTGGAATTTTCTTCTGGTCCATCTGAAAAATGTTCAAAGGTACATAATACACACCATCTGATTTACTGTATTTTATACAGATCTttgttcttaataaaaaaaataccaaagatAAAGTCTAAACAATTAAATCCTCAGATATCTAAGGATCAATGGTGTACTCcattatgaaaaaataaacaccAGAAAATAGCCAATGGTGCTGAAGGTGCCGATTttcaaaagtaaacaattattgaCAGATAATGTTTTTACCAAATGGAAACAACTAATCACCGTGATCATGGTAATTCACAGATTTTCCATCTAAGCACCAAGCCTACTCTAATACTTGTAATAAAACtgcaaagtttattttaaaatgccattttttgttgttgttggttctTTTTATGATACATTTCAATAAATGTTTAagcaaacattatttttttctgtgtattaaaatcaaattatacaacgggttatgttcctctcatatacaatgtatgttatgatggtatgatactaaacccctagcgggaaggattgtgcctgatattcatatgatgaaacacATAATCTTCCAATCATTTTAATTCAAGTCTGGAATTTGGCATGTCAGttaaactgctagtagtctgttgttatttatgtattattgtcatttttttaatttctttggtTTCATCTACTGACAACTGACTCGGACTTCtcctgaactgaattttaatgtgcatattgttatgcatttacctttctacattggctagaggtatacagggctcacactacttcagaattatagggagaagtgacttctctttttgaaactgatagggagaagtggtgagatttgaaatagaagtgctcattcgcgcggtgcgctacaatgtttggattttacaattaAAGGgcaatatgtaaataatgttctttttatattgttcaattcatatctgagtaaaaaaattacaattaaagtaacatttgaaattaaaagttgtttaagttttactaaggttcttgtgagaaactaccaagtaaatatctagcactaaaaaaaaaaaaaaaaattttaaaatgtaaagaaattataatatatcaattacaatttgatttaaaattatcttgtgtatgaaattcagtgtttctcataaaaaaatataaaagttattaagctgggccataatacattgatattagtataatagtctcagagttaagcaactttaatcaatagttcgaaacaatccataaaaaatatagggaattatatacaccaattaATTAGATgcaaccaaaagtctcttaatacgtgtggaatgcgtaattttttcctttgggatcaatattcttctgtcagctgttccatccgtacatccgtagtaattattgtaaaagtacggatttcggtcatagctggtccggttcagatccgtagtttagaaatcggtcaatggcggacgaaaatttacaaaaataaacgctGTTTgaacaagttatttggaaaggaacatgacgtttttaatgcaataaatgaataaacatttactggaggcaacttttatcacatttaaatgaagtaacaaacttattttgccgccgaaatttaggtgatgtacgttttcgagtaacaagcaccagAACTTGCAGAAATGCgtgaagtgataaaaagttgtattttttatcaaataacctgctacacactgggaagacaatgcttcaacctcttttctaaagataatgaatcgtttatgtctaaaTTTCTgttattatcaataaaaaattgatgtttcatcaacttggtaaaaattgaaaatgtccgatgacggaagcgactgacaGCGAGTATCGTCATggacagggcgacttgttttcgcttttgggtgtcggggaaagcgaagtgacggtcgggaaggcgacttctttgcccaagtcgcctggtagcgtgagccctggtaTAGgagaagggttgagatctcataaacatgtttaaccccgccacattttttgcgcctgtcccaagtcaggagcctttagcctttgttagtcttgtattatttttaatttagtttcttgtgtacaatttggagtttagtatggcgttcattatcactgaactagtatatctatttgtttaggggccagctaaaggacgcctctgggtgcgggaattctcgctgcattgaagacctgttggtgaccttctgctgttgtctgttgtatggtctggttgttggctctttgacacattccccatttccattctcaattttataacttcATGTATAACTGTAACACTATTTGTTTCTACATTTGTACCTTCTTCCTCTACTTTAAACCCAAACTCGTCATATCTATAGTCCAATTCTCCATTTGGGTCTTCTGGCTGcaagaataaattaaaattttctataGATGTTATTTCTTCTTCTGTTCAAGTGTTATAACATTCCATGAACataataaatgttaaacaaactaacaatgttttattttttttaacccaaGACCGCTTTCAAATATAAACTGCAATGTAAGAAAAAGGAAGTAGGTGTGATACTGGGTATTATATACAATATGGATTCCATGTGTATGTGCATGGATGGTAGAAATCTTATAGCTATAACAGTATATGTAAAATCTACCTGATGTGTGTTTATATAAATCCTTAAGGGTGTTATTATACCTGATTACTTAGTTTTGTAAGTATATCTTCTGGCCACATGGATGGTGTGAGTGCTGAAAAAGGTCCTCCAGGCGTCGGTACAAATCCCTGGGGACTAGTGGTGTGACTTGGTGACATGCCAATATGTCCAGATTGTTGTGCAATATCATCTTCATCTTCTGACAAGGTTTCAACTGTAAAAAAATCATGTTAACATTATTGTTGGTACAGCTATAAATAAATGCAATTTCTGAGCtattataattattaatataGCTAAGTAAGTAATGCTAAATATATTTTACTCCACAAGTCATAACACACATCAGAGTTTTCTTTCATGCATGTTTTACTTGTGTTTAAGGCCAAACCAAAAAATATGTGTGTAAACTGTACCCGTACCTTCCCTTATTTTATCCCTACCCTAATGTTTTTTGACCAATTTTGAATAAACACTGTTAAAGTCACAGTGTTGCTCCAATAGACttgtgtaaaatttaaaaaaaaaactacctcccttggttttttttcatcatgTGACAggaaagtgggtctcattggagTCTAAGCTAGATACAtgaatctgaagaaaaaaaacagtaagcgggatcgggatcagaacccccaatgagacttCAAAGGCAACTGGCCCAGTATTAAACACACTTTTCCGTTTGGCCTAATCATTACGAATGCTTAGGTTTATTTACAACTCTTTACACAATAATAAAGAGCATTTTTTTATAACTGTTATTGAGAGTTAGACCCGTAGAAAAGGTGATAGACTTATGCCTAGACTACtgcattttttaacctttttttttgccattttcgTTTACCTTCAGTGGCTTTACTACTATATCCGTCCTGATTCCAACCACCAAAAACAGATTTTGCATATTCCATACTGATGTTTTACTGTTATGACATGACGTGTGGGTTGTTAATCTACATTTTCATTCATTATTATTGATTTTCCCCGGTTCTGACGTGCACAGTTGTTTTGTTTACATGCGGACTAAtttaaaaaccggaagtgaaagCGATATCGAATGAAAACCAAATCTTTCAGAACAAAGTCATTC
This window harbors:
- the LOC139507633 gene encoding small G protein signaling modulator 3 homolog; the encoded protein is MEYAKSVFGGWNQDGYSSKATEVETLSEDEDDIAQQSGHIGMSPSHTTSPQGFVPTPGGPFSALTPSMWPEDILTKLSNQPEDPNGELDYRYDEFGFKVEEEDGPEENSSNY